One Papio anubis isolate 15944 chromosome 18, Panubis1.0, whole genome shotgun sequence genomic window, TTGAACCTGAAATCCAAAGAGGAATTGAAGTTGGacagagaaatcagagaagaaacAGGAGGCATTCAGAAGTTTCTGTGCGGCATTTGAGAATGAAGGTGGTCCTGTATCCCGGATCCCCACCAATGACCTCACGATGTGCTATTCCTTTCTGCAAAAGAGGAAGCACAGTGAGGCAGCTTGGCTTGCCTTAAGGCACTTGGATTGTTAGGGGCTCACATTTCCATCTAGAGCCCAGGAGTCTGCATTCCCAGTTCAATCCCTGATCCCAGTCTCTGATTTCCAAAACACGCAAGGGAAACTGAAGGCAGAATCACGTCTAAAGTGTTTAATTATCACTCACATATTTCATAGGAAAAGGAATGTAGCAAACCGGTCAAGgtggtataaaaaaaaaaatctaggtgtGTACATGTCTGGCTATTAACATCTGGGAGAAAGGCTGTCCTGGCATCAGTCGCAGCAGCTGCATGTCTCTGACGCCCCTTTGCAGACATAGCCCTGGGCACACTTGGCACAGCCCACGCGGTAGCGGGAGCAGCAGCCTGGGGAAGAAGAGGAGCGTGAGAGGTCACAACTGACTCGCCCAGGGACCTCCCTGCCCAACAGAGCCTCTAGCTCCAAAGGACCCTTAGTTCAGGATGGCATGGCTTTGTCAGGAGACAACTAGGGAATACCTGGGGTAGGTCTTCCTATGAGAAAGCTGTCCAGCCCCAAAGGCGCCCTGGACAGGGCAGAAGACTGGAAAGGCAGTGACAAGGTATGGGGAGAAAGGAAGGCCAGTTCCCCAAAAGCATGCCTCCAGGGCCAGCCTTGGGTTCCCTCCCAACCTTAGCCCCAGACAACGGAGATGGCCCCGCACTCACTCTTCTTGCAGGAGGTGCATTTACACTCTTTGCACGTGCAGGAGCCGGCGCAGGAGCAGGAGTCACctgtgagaaagagaaaaagccagTGAGCCGTGAGTGAGATGCAGAAGATACAGCAGTGAGTTAATGAGTGTCCATTGCCCAAGACACAGAACCCGGGAGCCCCTTACCAGCCGCGCAGGAGCAGTTGGGGTCCATTGCAACCCGAGGAGAGGCTGGAGTTCCCAAGCCAGAAGGGAAGAGGCAGTGGTGCACGTGGAAGGCGTGGTGGAGCCCAACAGCCAGCGGCTGCTTTTATAGTCAGCGGAGGGGGCCGGGCGCAGACACCTC contains:
- the LOC103880463 gene encoding metallothionein-2-like, with product MDPNCSCAAGDSCSCAGSCTCKECKCTSCKKSCCSRYRVGCAKCAQGYVCKGASETCSCCD